From the Gemmatimonadaceae bacterium genome, one window contains:
- a CDS encoding DinB family protein — MKRLTAILLIVTATPAMSQMAASRASKATKASNAAVSTAGTFWEQMTGNIAKAAEQMPESDYSFRPVATVRTFGQLIGHVAGAQALICGSALGEKTAGEDDIEKSKTTKADLLAALKTTTEYCRKAYAMSDARGAGMTKLFGQDQTRLSALMLNATHNAEHYGNIVTYMRVKGMVPPSSQPATPRP; from the coding sequence ATGAAAAGACTGACGGCTATCCTGTTGATTGTCACCGCCACGCCGGCAATGTCGCAGATGGCTGCCTCCAGGGCGTCCAAGGCGACCAAGGCGTCGAACGCCGCAGTCTCGACGGCCGGTACGTTCTGGGAGCAGATGACCGGTAACATCGCCAAAGCAGCAGAACAGATGCCCGAGTCGGACTACTCGTTCCGTCCCGTGGCGACCGTTCGCACCTTCGGCCAGTTGATCGGCCACGTCGCTGGAGCCCAGGCCCTGATATGCGGCTCCGCACTCGGCGAAAAGACCGCCGGGGAAGACGACATCGAGAAGAGCAAGACCACCAAGGCGGATCTCTTAGCAGCACTCAAGACAACGACAGAGTACTGCCGCAAGGCGTACGCAATGTCGGACGCAAGGGGCGCCGGCATGACGAAACTGTTCGGCCAGGATCAAACACGACTCTCGGCATTGATGCTCAACGCCACCCATAATGCCGAGCATTACGGGAATATCGTGACGTACATGAGGGTCAAGGGAATGGTGCCGCCGTCAAGTCAGCCGGCAACTCCGCGGCCATAA
- a CDS encoding M24 family metallopeptidase: MTTISRTALAVLLLPIAPLAAQDHPLGNLREQATIQQEWLRIRLDSILPRLMRKHGVGMWILPMREYNEDPVFWSIVSPTTMAARRRTIYAFCDRGPARGVDRVAIGGSTQGGLYRVVRDANARPGAAGAQVRLAEPFGPDQWKLLAPVVTACNPKSIAVNISHTHAFSDGLSAGEWEQLRTAIPAQFRNRVVRRERLALDYIAERPAAMLPQYVKMQQVVHEIIRTAFSSQVIKPGATRTEDVVWWMRQRVNDLGLGTWFHPSVTVQRRGVSMGDSANPTIIRGDVLHTDFGISALGLHTDTQHMGYVLLPGESDAPAGLRNALARSNRLQDILVDEMRPDRTGNEVLRGTLTRMRSEGLDGTVYTHPIGDHGHGAGPLIGLWDRQEGVVGRGDVPLLRNTWFSTELQVTSRVPEWNGEQVRMAQEEEIAIDGGGKRSWVLARQEKLHLVRAP; encoded by the coding sequence ATGACGACAATCAGCCGCACAGCACTCGCGGTTCTGCTGCTCCCAATCGCGCCGCTCGCTGCCCAGGATCATCCTCTCGGCAACCTCCGCGAGCAGGCCACAATCCAGCAGGAGTGGCTCCGAATCCGACTCGACTCCATTCTTCCACGACTGATGCGGAAGCATGGGGTCGGCATGTGGATTCTGCCGATGCGTGAGTACAACGAAGACCCGGTCTTCTGGTCGATAGTCTCGCCGACCACCATGGCGGCCCGGCGTCGAACCATCTACGCATTCTGCGATCGCGGCCCGGCACGAGGAGTGGATCGAGTCGCGATCGGAGGCAGCACGCAGGGCGGGCTGTATCGCGTCGTCCGCGATGCCAATGCGCGACCGGGCGCGGCCGGCGCTCAGGTGAGACTCGCCGAGCCGTTCGGCCCGGATCAGTGGAAACTGCTCGCTCCCGTGGTGACCGCGTGCAACCCAAAATCAATCGCCGTCAACATCTCACACACCCACGCTTTTTCCGACGGGTTGAGCGCGGGTGAATGGGAACAGCTGCGAACGGCGATTCCGGCACAGTTTCGTAATCGGGTTGTCCGCCGGGAACGACTGGCGCTCGATTACATCGCCGAACGCCCCGCTGCAATGTTGCCTCAGTACGTAAAGATGCAGCAGGTCGTGCACGAGATCATCCGCACCGCGTTCTCCTCACAGGTGATCAAGCCCGGCGCTACTCGCACGGAAGATGTGGTGTGGTGGATGCGGCAGCGGGTCAACGACCTCGGTCTTGGCACATGGTTCCATCCATCGGTGACTGTACAGCGGCGCGGCGTATCGATGGGTGATTCGGCCAATCCCACAATCATTCGGGGTGATGTGCTGCACACAGACTTCGGCATCAGCGCGCTCGGCCTGCATACCGATACGCAGCACATGGGGTACGTCCTGCTCCCGGGCGAGAGCGATGCGCCGGCCGGGTTGCGCAATGCGCTCGCGCGATCGAACAGGCTCCAGGATATTCTGGTCGACGAGATGCGGCCGGACCGAACCGGCAACGAGGTATTGCGCGGAACGCTGACGCGCATGCGGTCAGAAGGGTTGGATGGCACTGTGTATACGCATCCGATTGGAGATCACGGGCATGGAGCCGGCCCGCTGATTGGACTCTGGGACCGGCAGGAGGGAGTTGTTGGACGAGGTGATGTTCCCCTTCTCCGAAATACCTGGTTCTCGACCGAGCTCCAGGTGACAAGCCGTGTGCCGGAGTGGAACGGTGAGCAGGTGCGGATGGCTCAGGAGGAAGAGATTGCAATCGATGGTGGCGGCAAGCGAAGCTGGGTGCTCGCGCGCCAGGAAAAGCTGCATCTCGTTCGGGCTCCCTAG
- a CDS encoding PspC domain-containing protein, producing MDEGTSLRRSRSNKVIAGVVGGLARYFGMDPTIARILFVVVSVISAAFPGILVYVVLWVVLPQESEIPSGMYDGIDRQV from the coding sequence ATGGATGAAGGCACATCGCTGCGCCGCTCGCGGTCGAACAAGGTTATCGCCGGAGTGGTTGGAGGACTCGCCAGATATTTCGGAATGGATCCGACAATCGCCCGGATATTGTTCGTCGTCGTATCCGTTATCTCGGCCGCGTTTCCGGGGATACTGGTCTACGTAGTTCTCTGGGTAGTCCTGCCCCAGGAGTCCGAGATCCCGTCGGGAATGTACGACGGTATCGATCGCCAGGTGTAA
- a CDS encoding trypsin-like peptidase domain-containing protein codes for MRASHSALLAIAVGATGYGLGSAGGHELVRTGFAQRSSPGSVEESMVVNVVRQVTPAVVSVSRQGGFGSGVLIRSNGTLLTNAHVVGNARTVEIGLADGRRLPGQVIGRDVELDVAVVRIAINDAPAAIIGNSDQLLAGQAAIAIGNPLGLERSVTVGVVSAVNRSPRGFPIEGLVQTDAAISPGNSGGPLLDSQGRVIGINTAIITERGANGLGFAIPINLAADIADQIIRTGRSVHAFVGVELGNNSPEIARYYNLPVQTGAIVASVGPGTPAERAGIRAGDIIVAVNETQVAHGGEFRAALRRLRPNDAARVTVVRGNSRVNLNVQLGSTGAR; via the coding sequence ATGCGCGCGAGTCACTCTGCGCTGTTGGCAATCGCGGTTGGAGCCACCGGATATGGTCTCGGGTCGGCGGGCGGACATGAGCTTGTAAGAACCGGGTTCGCGCAGCGGTCCTCGCCTGGAAGTGTCGAGGAGAGCATGGTGGTGAATGTCGTTCGTCAGGTCACCCCCGCTGTTGTCAGCGTATCGAGGCAAGGAGGATTCGGCTCTGGTGTTCTGATTCGCAGCAATGGAACTCTGCTCACAAACGCGCACGTAGTCGGCAACGCGCGGACGGTGGAGATAGGGTTGGCCGATGGCCGCCGCCTTCCCGGCCAGGTAATTGGCCGTGACGTAGAACTCGATGTTGCGGTCGTGCGAATCGCGATCAACGACGCGCCCGCCGCGATAATCGGAAATTCCGATCAGCTACTCGCGGGGCAAGCGGCGATTGCGATCGGCAATCCACTCGGCCTCGAGCGATCGGTCACGGTTGGGGTGGTTTCGGCAGTCAACCGAAGTCCCCGCGGATTCCCGATCGAGGGACTTGTCCAGACCGATGCCGCTATCAGCCCGGGTAACTCCGGCGGGCCATTACTCGATTCACAGGGCCGCGTGATAGGGATCAACACCGCGATCATTACCGAGCGGGGAGCGAACGGGCTTGGATTTGCCATTCCAATCAATCTCGCGGCAGACATCGCCGATCAGATTATCCGTACCGGAAGATCGGTCCACGCTTTTGTCGGGGTCGAGCTTGGGAACAACTCACCCGAGATCGCACGCTACTACAATCTTCCAGTTCAGACCGGAGCGATCGTGGCGTCTGTCGGCCCGGGCACACCGGCCGAGCGTGCAGGGATAAGGGCGGGTGATATTATTGTGGCCGTGAATGAAACGCAGGTGGCTCATGGCGGGGAATTTCGCGCCGCGCTCCGGCGCCTCCGGCCAAACGACGCAGCGAGAGTGACGGTTGTACGTGGCAATTCGCGAGTAAATCTGAATGTACAGCTGGGATCGACCGGCGCCCGCTGA
- a CDS encoding SET domain-containing protein-lysine N-methyltransferase has product MYSWDRPAPADLRRRSEAALPFEVRESAIQGVGAFATCPIAGGTRFIEYSGEKLTSLAADQRYPDTVEERHHTYLFAIDDDVVIDAAVGGNDARFINHSCDPNCDAVIDGGRIWIKTIRDVGTGEELAYDYAYILDERHTPAAKRKFPCNCRTKNCRGTILTKKR; this is encoded by the coding sequence ATGTACAGCTGGGATCGACCGGCGCCCGCTGATCTGCGGCGCCGCAGCGAAGCAGCACTCCCCTTTGAAGTTCGCGAATCGGCAATACAGGGTGTCGGCGCTTTTGCGACGTGTCCCATTGCCGGCGGTACGAGGTTCATCGAGTACAGCGGCGAAAAGCTCACGTCCCTTGCGGCAGATCAACGTTACCCCGACACTGTGGAGGAACGGCATCACACGTATCTGTTTGCAATCGATGACGATGTGGTCATCGATGCCGCCGTGGGAGGCAACGATGCGAGGTTCATCAATCATTCGTGCGATCCCAACTGTGATGCGGTGATCGACGGCGGGCGGATCTGGATCAAGACCATCCGCGATGTTGGAACAGGCGAGGAACTCGCGTACGATTATGCCTACATTCTTGACGAGCGGCACACGCCGGCCGCAAAGCGGAAATTTCCGTGTAACTGCCGGACGAAGAACTGTCGCGGGACGATTCTGACAAAGAAAAGATAG
- a CDS encoding DUF4230 domain-containing protein produces MTQPVPPPAPPTASPPAAPARASRLPWVLLASVLFFMFAVGYCGVRAIPNVLGRGGSSITHDLVVERMRAVAKLVSTEATVRDVVVFQNTRLGSTKRTLVVVTGRLMAGVNLGANPVVRIDQKTRRIAVELPKAELIGVEVLNLRTYDESAGLWNPFTPADRDSIQRQVRTQLMRAGNDMALLEHANQSARDILRTMLSQDGYTVDVTTRGAPKPAGTDR; encoded by the coding sequence ATGACTCAACCCGTTCCGCCGCCCGCGCCACCCACGGCGTCACCACCTGCTGCGCCTGCAAGGGCCAGCCGGCTGCCATGGGTACTCCTCGCCAGTGTGCTTTTCTTCATGTTTGCCGTCGGGTACTGTGGGGTTCGCGCAATACCGAACGTCCTTGGACGCGGCGGAAGCAGTATCACGCATGACCTTGTGGTGGAGCGAATGCGCGCAGTTGCGAAGCTCGTGTCGACTGAGGCAACAGTGCGGGACGTCGTCGTTTTTCAGAACACGCGGCTGGGCTCCACCAAGCGCACGCTGGTCGTCGTCACAGGGCGCTTGATGGCTGGCGTCAATCTCGGCGCCAATCCGGTTGTGCGTATCGACCAGAAGACAAGGAGAATCGCGGTAGAGCTGCCGAAGGCTGAACTGATTGGAGTCGAAGTGCTCAACCTTCGTACCTACGACGAGAGCGCCGGTCTATGGAATCCGTTCACACCGGCCGACCGTGATTCCATTCAGCGTCAGGTGCGCACTCAGTTGATGCGGGCGGGAAACGACATGGCGCTGCTGGAACATGCCAACCAAAGCGCGCGCGATATCCTCCGGACGATGTTGTCACAGGACGGATACACTGTGGACGTCACCACTCGCGGCGCGCCAAAGCCGGCCGGAACTGATCGCTGA
- a CDS encoding PepSY-associated TM helix domain-containing protein, whose amino-acid sequence MGWCSASGGDAVARPAVSEKVRTITPASPPAPPSRRSGRWLARAAFYAHLWLGVLFTVALLSISITGILLNHKRELGLMPDVNHDPAGQFTAALPLAVLADKARAATSPATSETQIDRMDVRPRNGYVKVRFRDPASTEVTVDINGGRVLHVGPRGDVFLERLHSGEAFGDKWVLLSDAAAIALTILLITGYWLWLVPKWRR is encoded by the coding sequence GTGGGGTGGTGTTCCGCCAGCGGCGGTGACGCAGTAGCGCGTCCGGCGGTCAGCGAGAAAGTGCGGACGATCACCCCGGCCTCACCACCCGCGCCTCCTTCCAGGCGATCGGGGCGCTGGCTGGCACGGGCTGCATTCTATGCCCACCTGTGGCTCGGTGTTCTGTTCACCGTTGCGCTGCTGTCGATATCGATCACCGGCATTCTTCTGAATCACAAGCGAGAGCTCGGCCTGATGCCGGATGTCAATCACGACCCTGCCGGCCAGTTCACGGCAGCACTTCCGCTGGCCGTTCTTGCTGACAAGGCGCGCGCGGCGACGTCTCCGGCGACAAGCGAAACGCAGATCGACCGGATGGATGTCAGACCCCGGAATGGATACGTGAAAGTGCGATTTCGCGACCCTGCATCAACCGAGGTAACTGTCGATATCAATGGCGGGCGCGTCCTGCACGTGGGCCCCCGCGGCGATGTGTTTCTGGAGCGGCTCCACTCGGGTGAGGCGTTCGGCGACAAGTGGGTTCTACTCAGCGACGCGGCTGCGATCGCGCTGACAATTCTCCTGATCACCGGCTACTGGCTATGGCTTGTCCCGAAGTGGCGCCGTTGA
- a CDS encoding serine hydrolase encodes MTLRILPLMMAGLALPLTACAQPSRTKPVPAPRTVRADTVALRRTLDSIANAHRGVVGYSIIDIENGVRMSRRGDEKFPTASLIKVPILVTVYDLVAKKQLSLDDPLTVLKIDQVAGSGVVQYLHNGTMLTVQDAAWLMTIISDNTATNLLLDRIIIRRVWNKMDSLGLPHTRVHSKSFLRNSSVAMDSSVKYGLGVTTPNEMARLFELLALGKAVNPAFDSVMLNILEHNEDGDLLQRYTGGARAAHKTGATDQVRAECSLFYLRNRVVACVLTRENKDIRWVLDNEPQLAMARMGEAIVKAWGGVPPAAVTQ; translated from the coding sequence ATGACACTCCGCATTCTGCCACTAATGATGGCTGGCCTCGCGCTCCCGCTCACTGCCTGCGCGCAGCCTTCCCGCACGAAACCAGTACCTGCGCCGCGGACGGTTCGCGCGGACACCGTCGCGCTCCGTCGCACCCTGGACTCGATCGCCAACGCCCATCGAGGCGTCGTCGGCTACAGCATCATCGACATCGAGAACGGCGTACGGATGAGCCGTCGTGGCGATGAAAAGTTTCCGACGGCAAGTCTCATCAAGGTGCCGATTCTCGTCACCGTGTACGATCTCGTGGCGAAAAAACAATTATCTCTCGACGATCCGCTAACGGTGCTGAAGATCGACCAGGTAGCGGGCTCCGGTGTCGTTCAGTACCTGCACAACGGGACGATGCTGACGGTTCAGGACGCCGCCTGGCTGATGACCATCATCAGCGACAACACGGCCACCAATCTTCTGCTCGACCGCATCATTATCAGGCGGGTCTGGAACAAGATGGATTCGCTTGGTCTCCCACACACGCGGGTTCACTCGAAATCGTTCCTGCGAAATTCGAGCGTCGCAATGGACAGTTCGGTGAAATACGGGCTTGGCGTCACAACCCCCAACGAGATGGCGCGACTGTTCGAGCTTCTCGCACTCGGCAAAGCCGTGAATCCTGCTTTCGATTCGGTGATGCTGAACATTCTCGAGCATAACGAAGACGGTGATCTGCTCCAGCGCTACACCGGCGGGGCACGAGCCGCACACAAAACGGGAGCTACAGATCAGGTGCGCGCCGAATGTTCACTTTTTTACCTGCGCAATCGTGTAGTCGCATGCGTGCTTACAAGGGAAAACAAGGACATCCGCTGGGTGCTCGATAACGAACCGCAGCTGGCAATGGCACGGATGGGCGAGGCGATTGTGAAAGCGTGGGGTGGTGTTCCGCCAGCGGCGGTGACGCAGTAG
- a CDS encoding Spy/CpxP family protein refolding chaperone, with product MRKVALIMVAALSLAACSQDATAPTNSSDLDVQAGAFGTALTAAGGYEAAIYESRLANGLPDDLKLTAEQKEKIKALVKAFEDATRADREALKAILHEATGGRKPNREEAKKIFDKTADIRARLAAAEAKLKADIDAVLTPEQRAWIASHTSKRCDPSKFMPLSDAQKQQIRALEAAFEQSNKADLDAVKAAYEEVKAAGKAGKSREEIAAILERVKPAIARLAAGRIQLREQITAVLTPEQKASGCLPLG from the coding sequence TTGCGTAAGGTCGCTTTGATCATGGTTGCGGCTCTTTCACTTGCCGCCTGCTCCCAGGATGCGACGGCTCCCACAAACTCGTCTGATCTGGATGTCCAGGCCGGCGCGTTCGGCACGGCCCTGACAGCCGCCGGCGGCTACGAAGCTGCCATTTACGAGTCGCGGCTCGCCAACGGACTGCCGGACGATCTCAAGCTCACCGCGGAGCAGAAAGAGAAGATCAAGGCACTGGTCAAGGCGTTCGAGGACGCAACCCGCGCCGACCGCGAGGCCCTGAAGGCGATCCTCCATGAAGCCACGGGCGGCAGGAAGCCGAACCGTGAAGAGGCAAAGAAAATCTTCGACAAGACCGCCGATATCCGGGCGCGGCTCGCGGCCGCGGAAGCAAAGCTCAAGGCCGACATCGATGCGGTGTTGACTCCGGAACAGCGCGCCTGGATTGCGTCGCACACCTCGAAGCGCTGCGATCCCAGCAAGTTCATGCCGCTGAGCGATGCGCAGAAGCAGCAGATTCGGGCGCTCGAGGCCGCTTTCGAGCAGAGCAACAAGGCCGATCTGGACGCCGTCAAAGCTGCATACGAAGAAGTGAAGGCGGCCGGCAAGGCAGGCAAATCGAGAGAGGAGATAGCAGCGATTCTCGAGCGGGTAAAGCCCGCTATCGCCCGACTCGCAGCCGGACGCATCCAGCTCCGCGAACAGATCACCGCCGTGCTCACCCCCGAACAAAAAGCCTCGGGCTGCCTGCCACTGGGCTGA
- a CDS encoding DUF4142 domain-containing protein: MFMKPLRYSILALAMMAAAACAKNDADNADTGMAMNDTGAAMMGDTAMAAPAPAAAAMTDANIVYVLDRSNLLDSASGALAATKGTNSEVREFGKRMMRDHHGLREQGQALAKRLNVTAAAPGGDNSSAEMDRVMSMLNSAAKGKDFDKAYIDDQVTYHVNLLATATSAMGAAQNPELKNFIQKAAPAVQAHLDAAQAIQKKMM; this comes from the coding sequence ATGTTCATGAAACCATTACGGTATTCCATTCTCGCTCTGGCGATGATGGCGGCCGCCGCGTGTGCGAAGAACGATGCAGATAATGCCGACACTGGGATGGCGATGAATGATACCGGTGCCGCGATGATGGGCGATACCGCGATGGCTGCACCGGCGCCAGCGGCTGCGGCGATGACCGACGCGAACATTGTTTACGTTCTCGACCGTTCGAACCTGCTCGACAGTGCCAGTGGTGCGCTCGCGGCAACCAAGGGGACTAACAGCGAGGTCCGCGAATTTGGCAAACGGATGATGCGCGATCATCATGGGTTGAGGGAGCAGGGGCAGGCACTGGCGAAACGGCTCAACGTTACCGCTGCTGCGCCCGGTGGCGACAACAGCAGTGCGGAAATGGACCGGGTGATGTCGATGCTGAATTCCGCCGCAAAGGGAAAGGATTTCGACAAGGCCTATATCGATGATCAGGTTACGTATCACGTCAATTTGCTGGCGACTGCAACGAGCGCGATGGGCGCGGCCCAGAATCCTGAGCTGAAGAATTTCATCCAGAAGGCGGCTCCAGCGGTGCAGGCTCATCTGGACGCTGCTCAGGCAATTCAGAAAAAGATGATGTAG
- a CDS encoding HAD family hydrolase: protein MARGVIFDVDGTLVASNDAHALSWVETFSEVGHDVPFGVIRPMIGMGGDKIMPAAVGIEADSDEGQRLVERRWEIFQRSHLAGLKPTPGARALVERLKSEGFELVIATSAGGTESSAILEAAGLDGLFRKRTSSSDAEDSKPDPDIVRAAVRKSRCRPEDLVMIGDTPYDIQAATGAGVPLVAVLTGGCTIQELAGAIAIYDDPGDLMRGFDFGAS, encoded by the coding sequence GTGGCGCGGGGAGTAATTTTTGATGTCGACGGCACGCTTGTAGCCAGCAACGATGCGCACGCCCTCTCATGGGTGGAGACGTTTTCGGAGGTTGGCCATGACGTGCCGTTCGGCGTTATCAGGCCGATGATCGGGATGGGCGGAGACAAGATCATGCCGGCAGCAGTTGGCATTGAAGCCGACAGCGATGAGGGGCAGCGGCTGGTCGAGAGGCGCTGGGAGATTTTTCAGCGGAGCCATCTGGCCGGACTGAAGCCCACGCCGGGTGCGCGGGCGCTTGTGGAGCGGCTGAAGTCAGAGGGGTTCGAGCTGGTCATCGCGACGTCGGCGGGCGGAACAGAGTCGAGTGCTATTCTGGAGGCGGCTGGCCTCGATGGTCTCTTCAGAAAGCGGACGTCCTCGAGTGACGCCGAAGATTCCAAGCCGGACCCGGACATTGTTCGTGCGGCCGTCCGCAAGAGTCGGTGCAGGCCCGAGGACCTGGTCATGATCGGTGACACGCCTTACGACATTCAGGCAGCGACGGGGGCGGGAGTGCCGTTGGTGGCGGTGCTGACAGGGGGATGCACGATTCAGGAGTTGGCGGGGGCGATTGCTATCTATGATGATCCTGGTGACTTGATGAGAGGGTTTGATTTTGGGGCGAGTTAG
- a CDS encoding DUF1259 domain-containing protein, translating to MTKFTTAVTAFAVAGTCCAVPLNAQGTVPGGGSIRGWNALDSALGRKGAAQPGEVMKYSFPRSDLDVTANGVKLKPAFALGSWIAFKRVGRNTMAMGDLVLVEDEVGTVMTRLQTGGVEQTALHNHVLGESPRVMYLHISAHGDEVKIARTIREALALTGTPLATPSAAGIAAIDLDTAAVANALGYRGKVGGGVYQVSVPRAQTIVENKMEVPASMGLATVINFQPTGGGKAAITGDFVMTAGEVNRVIRALQAHRIQTTALHTHMLTESPRLFFMHFWANDNAVTLARGLRAALAEMRVQPAAR from the coding sequence ATGACAAAGTTCACAACGGCCGTAACAGCATTCGCAGTTGCTGGGACGTGCTGCGCGGTTCCACTCAACGCACAAGGCACCGTCCCGGGAGGCGGCTCGATCCGCGGTTGGAACGCGCTGGACTCGGCACTTGGCCGGAAAGGCGCCGCACAGCCCGGCGAGGTTATGAAGTACAGCTTCCCGCGAAGCGATCTCGACGTAACGGCAAACGGGGTGAAGCTAAAACCGGCCTTCGCGCTCGGTTCATGGATTGCCTTCAAGCGAGTCGGCCGTAACACGATGGCGATGGGTGACTTGGTCCTCGTCGAGGACGAAGTGGGAACGGTGATGACGAGGCTTCAAACCGGCGGCGTGGAGCAGACCGCGCTGCACAACCATGTGCTGGGAGAGTCGCCCCGCGTGATGTACCTGCACATATCGGCGCATGGAGATGAAGTCAAAATTGCCCGCACCATTCGTGAGGCACTTGCACTCACCGGAACTCCGCTTGCGACGCCTTCTGCGGCGGGAATCGCAGCGATTGATCTGGATACGGCGGCGGTTGCCAACGCCCTCGGCTACCGAGGGAAAGTCGGCGGGGGAGTCTACCAGGTGAGTGTGCCAAGGGCGCAAACGATAGTTGAGAACAAAATGGAGGTGCCAGCCTCCATGGGCTTGGCAACGGTGATCAACTTCCAGCCGACGGGCGGGGGGAAAGCGGCAATCACCGGCGACTTCGTGATGACCGCCGGCGAAGTGAATCGCGTGATCAGAGCGCTACAGGCGCATCGCATACAGACAACCGCGCTACACACGCACATGTTGACGGAATCACCACGGCTGTTCTTCATGCACTTCTGGGCCAATGATAACGCGGTGACGCTGGCGCGAGGGCTTCGCGCCGCGCTCGCGGAAATGCGCGTTCAACCGGCTGCCAGGTAG